One region of candidate division TA06 bacterium genomic DNA includes:
- a CDS encoding transcriptional repressor translates to MTRSAFLVKKKMRILADHLMCGEDARRQMRCRLSQTLLDMSCTYSIMIIRIVVNDFWTRGFSVQRARDRTIRMTKQRTAVLSVLRSTGEHPPADWVYSQVRRILPRISLGTVYRNLSEMRDAGLVLQLDFGEGASRFDFRTDPHYHIFCLKCGKVEDVMIPFRRTVEKAASKATGYKILSHTIQFKGICSSCMAGS, encoded by the coding sequence ATGACCCGGTCAGCATTTCTTGTCAAGAAAAAAATGAGGATTCTTGCAGACCATCTCATGTGTGGAGAGGACGCCCGCAGGCAAATGAGATGCAGGCTGAGCCAGACTCTACTTGACATGTCTTGCACTTACAGTATCATGATAATCAGAATTGTTGTCAACGACTTCTGGACCCGGGGGTTTTCGGTGCAGCGTGCAAGGGACCGCACAATCAGAATGACCAAACAGAGGACGGCTGTGCTCTCAGTGCTAAGGTCAACGGGCGAACACCCGCCGGCAGATTGGGTCTACTCACAGGTGAGAAGAATCCTTCCCAGGATCAGCCTGGGGACGGTGTACAGAAACCTGTCAGAAATGAGAGATGCTGGCTTGGTCTTGCAACTTGACTTCGGTGAAGGTGCCTCCAGATTCGATTTCAGAACTGATCCCCATTATCACATATTCTGTCTGAAGTGTGGGAAGGTGGAAGATGTCATGATTCCCTTCAGGAGGACCGTAGAAAAGGCAGCATCAAAGGCAACTGGGTACAAAATTCTTTCCCATACCATCCAATTCAAGGGAATCTGCTCGAGTTGCATGGCAGGCTCTTGA